One genomic window of Halorubrum hochsteinianum includes the following:
- a CDS encoding SpoVR family protein: MRDDRVEAKREAEALDEPAREARDLAERLGLEPYPVRYWVVDHDQMNELIAYGGFQRRYPHWRWGMNYERQRKKDRHGLGKAFEIVNNDDPAHAFLQESNAPADQKAVITHVEAHADFFANNEWFGLYADRGEDGPNAAARLERNADRIASIASRTDVDRDEVERLIDAVSALEDTIDQHSPVDAARSVEEPGVADDVSGDDDPLAAIEERIDDLDLSEEVRRDVFDDEWLEARGEGVEPEDPRPDVLAFLRDHGKRYDPESGKAVDREPWETTVIDAIREEAYYFAGQKQTKVMNEGWATYWESVMMGGEGFAGPDEFLTYADHMSRVLGSPGLNPYKLGFELWTHVELRAARRDVIDKLLRVEGVTAENFHSRIDLDRVAELLEPHPAIAAAGPATLDALADLAADGDPRVDAEAVDRALSARGGDPNADPDPDGEDGPDIERYPWKLLTREGLAERHYVLSRPEHRGALRNVSRESLAERARYLFDVDRYETVEAAIEDVDRAAGWDRMVDVRESHNDVTFIDAFLTDEFVREGNYFTYEYSRAADEYRVASVDADDVRKKLLLRFTNFGKPTVVVLDGNFRNRGELLLGHRYNGVALDEEAAKETLKRAFELWGRPVNLATIRVEYGDGAVRRAKRRGEEPEGTEVGVRFQYDGGEVTEHDLDDDVEARIAADEVDYDTKPDDWLA, translated from the coding sequence ATGAGGGACGACCGCGTCGAGGCGAAGCGCGAGGCCGAGGCCCTCGACGAGCCGGCGCGCGAGGCCCGCGACCTGGCCGAGCGGCTCGGGTTGGAGCCGTACCCGGTGCGGTACTGGGTGGTCGACCACGACCAGATGAACGAGCTGATCGCCTACGGCGGCTTCCAGCGCCGCTACCCGCACTGGCGGTGGGGGATGAACTACGAGCGACAGCGCAAGAAGGACCGACACGGGCTGGGGAAGGCGTTCGAGATCGTCAACAACGACGACCCGGCCCACGCGTTCCTCCAGGAGTCGAACGCGCCCGCGGACCAGAAGGCCGTCATCACCCACGTCGAGGCGCACGCGGACTTCTTCGCGAACAACGAGTGGTTCGGGCTGTACGCGGACCGCGGCGAGGACGGGCCGAACGCCGCGGCGCGGCTGGAGCGCAACGCGGACCGGATCGCGTCGATCGCGTCGCGGACGGACGTCGACCGCGACGAGGTGGAGCGACTGATCGACGCCGTGAGCGCCTTGGAGGACACGATCGACCAGCACAGCCCGGTCGACGCCGCGCGGTCGGTCGAGGAGCCGGGCGTCGCGGACGACGTGAGCGGCGACGACGACCCGCTCGCGGCGATCGAAGAGCGGATCGACGACCTCGACCTCTCCGAGGAGGTTCGCCGCGACGTGTTCGACGACGAGTGGCTCGAAGCGCGGGGCGAGGGGGTCGAGCCGGAGGACCCCCGCCCCGACGTGCTCGCGTTCCTGCGCGACCACGGCAAGCGATACGACCCCGAGAGCGGCAAGGCGGTCGACCGCGAGCCGTGGGAGACGACCGTCATCGACGCGATCCGCGAGGAGGCGTACTACTTCGCCGGACAGAAGCAGACGAAGGTGATGAACGAGGGGTGGGCGACGTACTGGGAGTCGGTGATGATGGGCGGCGAGGGGTTCGCCGGTCCCGACGAGTTCCTCACCTACGCCGACCACATGTCGCGGGTGCTCGGCTCGCCCGGCCTCAACCCCTACAAGCTCGGCTTCGAGCTGTGGACTCACGTCGAACTCCGCGCGGCGCGGCGGGACGTGATTGACAAGCTGCTCCGCGTCGAAGGGGTGACGGCCGAGAACTTCCACTCGCGGATCGACCTCGACCGCGTCGCGGAGCTGCTCGAACCGCACCCGGCGATCGCCGCTGCCGGGCCGGCGACGCTCGACGCGCTGGCCGACCTCGCCGCCGACGGCGACCCGCGGGTCGACGCCGAGGCGGTCGACCGCGCGCTGTCCGCCCGGGGCGGCGACCCGAACGCCGATCCGGACCCGGACGGCGAGGACGGCCCGGACATCGAGCGCTACCCGTGGAAGCTGCTCACGCGCGAAGGGCTCGCAGAGCGCCACTACGTCCTCTCGCGGCCCGAACACCGCGGCGCGCTGCGGAACGTCTCCCGGGAGTCGCTGGCCGAGCGGGCGCGGTACCTGTTCGACGTCGACCGCTACGAGACGGTCGAGGCGGCGATCGAGGACGTCGACCGCGCGGCCGGCTGGGACCGGATGGTCGACGTCCGCGAGAGCCACAACGACGTGACGTTCATCGACGCGTTCCTCACCGACGAGTTCGTCCGAGAGGGGAACTACTTCACCTACGAGTACAGCCGGGCCGCAGACGAGTACCGCGTCGCGAGCGTCGACGCCGACGACGTCCGCAAGAAGCTGCTCCTCCGGTTCACGAACTTCGGGAAGCCGACGGTCGTCGTGTTGGACGGCAACTTCCGGAACCGGGGGGAACTGCTCTTGGGCCACCGGTACAACGGCGTCGCGCTCGACGAGGAGGCGGCGAAGGAGACGCTGAAGCGCGCGTTCGAACTGTGGGGCCGTCCGGTCAACCTCGCGACGATCCGCGTCGAGTACGGCGACGGTGCCGTCCGGCGCGCGAAGCGGCGGGGGGAGGAGCCCGAGGGCACCGAGGTCGGCGTGCGCTTCCAGTACGACGGCGGCGAGGTGACCGAACACGACCTCGACGACGACGTCGAGGCGCGGATCGCGGCCGACGAGGTCGACTACGACACGAAGCCCGACGACTGGCTGGCGTGA
- a CDS encoding serine protein kinase PrkA has product MSDRTRSDGESFVAAADETLRGAYDPPMSLESYVDRVLEHPTAAASGAGYLLAAVEAYGTREVRERGETLDRYRFFDDPANDGEHAVLGNTRALNAFVDDLRAAAAGRGNDETIVWIDGPTATGKSEFKRCLVNGLRAFSKTDAGRRYTVEWNVAGAGSGAGGGTGSASLSYGDGGDAGEWYRSPVQTHPLSVFPESVRESIADAVDGDAYPIAADVDLDPFSREAYDHLESAYRERERRDLFSAITDRDHLRVTSYVVDVGRGIGVLHAEDDGTAKERLVGSWMGGMLRELDSRGRKNPQAFSYDGVLSQGNGVATVVEDASQHADLLRRLLNVPDERRVKLDKGIGMDLDTQLIVISNPDLDAELDRHAERGDADPLKALKRRLSKHEFRYLTNRRLEARLLRREIAGATAVAGGIGEGVDDRGGADEPEADADDPGVAPLTVEVRESDGSVVEREIAPHAVGAAALYAVVTRLDADDLPGDLDLIETAELYETGEVRRGDDAVTVDDVDLAEGDGRNGIPVTYARDAIADLLATTADRSHPDLPVERVVTPTDVLAALANGLADAPVFSRAEAAEFEGRRGPVASRIRERQREDVIDAILAEETVPAETVAEYVEHVYAWDDADPTARGRDDEPPDPLVMKVFETETLGRFDEGDYRGTEPGRDVERFRRERVIRGLTRYAWRNRDDAFSVDEMDLGEVPELESVIDANELADVKRRFPDLDPAAWPDPPDDTETARVKAAAIDRLCERGYSRASAELTSRAVMEDVREEWAEVGDPASDGGRPGDGGPNGGESPWD; this is encoded by the coding sequence ATGAGCGACCGCACCCGATCCGACGGCGAGTCGTTCGTCGCCGCGGCCGACGAGACCCTGCGGGGGGCGTACGACCCGCCGATGAGCCTCGAATCGTACGTCGACCGCGTGTTGGAACACCCGACCGCGGCCGCCTCCGGGGCGGGGTACCTCCTCGCGGCCGTCGAGGCGTACGGCACCCGGGAGGTCCGCGAGCGCGGCGAGACGCTCGACCGCTACCGCTTCTTCGACGACCCGGCGAACGACGGCGAACACGCCGTGTTGGGGAACACCCGCGCGCTCAACGCGTTCGTCGACGACCTCCGCGCGGCCGCCGCCGGGCGGGGGAACGACGAGACGATAGTCTGGATCGACGGCCCCACGGCGACCGGGAAGTCGGAGTTCAAGCGGTGCCTGGTAAACGGGCTCCGCGCGTTCTCGAAGACAGACGCCGGGCGGCGGTACACCGTCGAGTGGAACGTCGCGGGCGCGGGGAGCGGGGCCGGGGGCGGGACCGGATCGGCGTCGCTGTCGTACGGCGACGGCGGCGACGCGGGCGAGTGGTACCGCAGTCCGGTCCAGACGCATCCCCTGTCGGTGTTCCCCGAGTCCGTCCGGGAGTCGATCGCCGACGCGGTCGACGGCGACGCCTACCCGATCGCCGCCGACGTGGACCTTGACCCGTTCAGCCGCGAGGCGTACGACCACCTCGAATCCGCCTACCGGGAGCGGGAGCGCCGCGACCTCTTCTCGGCGATCACCGACCGCGACCACCTGCGCGTGACGAGCTACGTCGTCGACGTGGGACGCGGGATCGGCGTCCTCCACGCCGAGGACGACGGGACGGCGAAAGAGCGGCTCGTCGGCTCGTGGATGGGCGGGATGCTGCGCGAACTCGACTCGCGCGGCCGGAAGAACCCGCAGGCGTTCAGCTACGACGGCGTGCTCTCGCAGGGCAACGGCGTCGCCACCGTCGTCGAGGACGCGAGCCAGCACGCGGACCTGCTCCGGCGGCTGCTCAACGTCCCGGACGAGCGCCGGGTGAAACTGGACAAGGGGATCGGGATGGACTTGGACACCCAGCTGATCGTCATCTCGAACCCCGACCTCGACGCGGAGCTGGACCGGCACGCCGAGCGCGGCGACGCCGACCCGCTGAAGGCGCTGAAGCGCCGGCTCTCGAAACACGAGTTCCGATACCTCACGAACCGCCGGCTGGAGGCGCGGCTGCTCCGACGCGAGATCGCCGGCGCGACGGCGGTCGCCGGAGGGATCGGCGAGGGGGTCGACGACCGTGGCGGTGCGGACGAGCCGGAGGCCGACGCCGACGACCCCGGCGTGGCCCCGCTGACGGTCGAGGTCCGGGAGTCCGACGGGAGCGTCGTCGAGCGCGAGATCGCCCCCCACGCGGTCGGGGCGGCGGCGCTGTACGCGGTCGTCACGCGGCTCGACGCCGACGACCTGCCCGGCGACCTCGACCTGATCGAGACGGCCGAGCTGTACGAGACCGGCGAGGTCCGGCGCGGCGACGACGCGGTCACCGTCGACGACGTCGACCTCGCCGAGGGGGACGGCCGCAACGGGATCCCCGTCACCTACGCCCGCGACGCGATCGCCGACCTGCTCGCGACGACCGCCGACCGGAGCCACCCCGACCTCCCGGTCGAGCGCGTGGTCACCCCGACGGACGTGCTCGCGGCGCTCGCCAACGGCCTCGCCGACGCCCCCGTCTTCTCGCGGGCGGAGGCCGCGGAGTTCGAGGGGCGGCGCGGGCCGGTCGCGTCGCGGATCCGCGAGCGGCAGCGCGAGGACGTGATCGACGCGATCCTCGCGGAGGAGACCGTCCCCGCCGAGACGGTCGCCGAGTACGTCGAACACGTGTACGCGTGGGACGACGCGGACCCGACGGCGCGCGGCCGCGACGACGAGCCGCCGGACCCGCTCGTCATGAAGGTGTTCGAGACGGAGACGCTCGGACGGTTCGACGAGGGCGACTACCGCGGGACCGAGCCGGGCCGCGACGTCGAGCGCTTCCGGCGCGAACGGGTCATCCGCGGGCTCACGCGCTACGCGTGGCGCAACCGCGACGACGCGTTCAGCGTCGACGAGATGGACCTCGGGGAGGTGCCCGAACTCGAGTCGGTGATCGACGCCAACGAGCTCGCCGACGTGAAGCGCCGGTTCCCCGACCTCGACCCGGCGGCGTGGCCGGACCCGCCCGACGACACCGAGACGGCGCGGGTGAAGGCGGCGGCGATCGACCGCCTGTGCGAGCGCGGCTACAGCCGCGCGTCCGCGGAGCTGACGAGCCGCGCCGTGATGGAGGACGTCCGCGAGGAGTGGGCCGAGGTCGGCGACCCGGCGAGCGACGGCGGGCGGCCGGGCGACGGCGGTCCGAACGGGGGTGAGAGCCCGTGGGACTGA
- a CDS encoding 2Fe-2S iron-sulfur cluster-binding protein, giving the protein MFGPLAIVAITRIVSLPAIALAVVATLLIVLITSVKGTGWEPTTDISEEVLEHRASAVPETEFPEPGNRAVGGGGGGAGAIPAGGDGEEGELEEGGTVSSGPGDIPEDEVEYFEVEFVKQGETVELSNDQPILEQGEDEGWDLPYACRQGQCVSCAGQIADGPSEDFVEHDNQQMLEEAEIDDGYTLTCVAYPRDSFSIETGEAP; this is encoded by the coding sequence ATGTTTGGCCCACTGGCGATCGTGGCGATCACGAGGATCGTGAGCCTGCCCGCGATCGCGCTCGCGGTGGTCGCGACGCTGCTCATCGTCCTCATCACCTCGGTGAAGGGGACGGGGTGGGAACCCACGACCGACATCTCCGAGGAAGTGCTCGAACACCGCGCGTCCGCGGTCCCGGAGACGGAGTTCCCGGAGCCCGGCAACCGCGCGGTCGGCGGCGGCGGTGGCGGCGCGGGCGCGATCCCCGCCGGCGGCGACGGCGAGGAGGGCGAACTCGAAGAGGGCGGCACCGTCAGCTCCGGCCCCGGCGACATCCCCGAAGACGAGGTCGAGTACTTCGAGGTCGAGTTCGTCAAGCAGGGCGAGACGGTCGAACTCTCGAACGACCAGCCCATCCTCGAACAGGGCGAAGACGAGGGGTGGGACCTCCCGTACGCCTGCCGGCAGGGACAGTGCGTCTCCTGTGCCGGGCAGATCGCGGACGGTCCCTCCGAGGACTTCGTCGAACACGACAACCAGCAGATGCTCGAGGAGGCCGAGATCGACGACGGCTACACGCTCACCTGCGTCGCGTACCCCCGCGACTCCTTCAGCATCGAGACCGGCGAAGCGCCGTAG
- a CDS encoding PrkA family serine protein kinase, whose translation MADTTAERHTLERLSEEYRTEVPDDLRAARSFDWYLDALYDDPRVARNAHQRVADMFDHYGTHYDEERGVVEYALAAEDPLHDGENVFYGREVHEAIHEFVNKVKSGARGLGPEKRIKLLLGPVGSGKSHFDYLVRRYFEAYTREDAGRMYTFRWVDLCSVIDDQDPDDDVVRSPMNQDPLVLLPKAQRQAVIDDLNERLDAPYTLRNDQHPDPASEFYLNELLAHYDDDLERVLDEHVEVVRLVADENRRECIETFEPKDKKNQDETELTGDVNYAKLAVYGESDPRAFDYAGAFCNANRGLFSGEELLKLQREFLYDFLHASQESTIKPKNNPRIDIDQVIVGRTNMPEYREKTGDEKMEAFNDRTKRIDYPYVLEYESEARIYEKMLANADVPNVHVEPHALEMAGLFGVLTRLEEPTDETVTLVEKAKAYNGELEDEEIDRRKLREDAAESADIGEGMDGISARFVGDEIAEAIMDATHRDRSHLSPLSVFDHFEANLGGHGSVAADDLDRYERLLDRVREEYRERAIEDVRHALAYDVDELRRQGEKYMDHVMAYIDDDTVDDELTGRESEPDETFLRAVEEQLDVPSDRKDDFRQEVSNWVSRRAREGRGFDPQENDRLRRALERKLWEDKKHNINFSALVSATDLDDEDRSAWVDALVDRGYSEDGAAEVLEYAGAAVARSEIEDGGD comes from the coding sequence ATGGCAGACACCACCGCGGAACGACACACGCTCGAACGGCTCAGCGAGGAGTACCGGACGGAGGTCCCCGACGACCTCAGAGCGGCGCGATCGTTCGACTGGTACCTCGACGCGCTGTACGACGACCCGCGGGTCGCGCGGAACGCCCACCAGCGCGTCGCGGACATGTTCGACCACTACGGGACCCACTACGACGAGGAGCGCGGCGTCGTCGAGTACGCGCTCGCCGCCGAGGACCCGCTCCACGACGGCGAGAACGTCTTCTACGGCCGCGAGGTCCACGAGGCGATCCACGAGTTCGTCAACAAGGTGAAGTCCGGCGCTCGGGGGCTCGGTCCCGAAAAGCGGATCAAGCTCCTGCTCGGCCCGGTCGGCTCCGGGAAGTCGCACTTCGATTACCTCGTGCGCCGCTACTTCGAGGCGTACACCCGCGAGGACGCGGGCCGGATGTACACCTTCCGCTGGGTCGACCTCTGTTCGGTGATCGACGACCAAGACCCCGACGACGACGTGGTCCGGTCGCCGATGAACCAGGACCCCCTCGTGCTGCTCCCGAAGGCGCAGCGGCAGGCGGTGATCGACGATCTCAACGAGCGGCTCGACGCCCCCTACACGCTGCGGAACGACCAGCACCCGGACCCGGCCTCGGAGTTCTACCTGAACGAACTGCTCGCGCACTACGACGACGACCTCGAACGCGTCCTCGACGAGCACGTCGAGGTCGTCCGGCTCGTCGCCGACGAGAACCGCCGCGAGTGCATCGAGACGTTCGAGCCGAAGGACAAGAAGAACCAGGACGAGACGGAGCTGACCGGCGACGTCAACTACGCGAAGCTCGCCGTCTACGGCGAGTCCGACCCGCGCGCGTTCGACTACGCCGGCGCGTTCTGCAACGCCAACCGCGGGCTGTTCTCCGGCGAGGAGCTGTTGAAACTCCAGCGGGAGTTCCTCTACGACTTCCTCCACGCCTCTCAGGAGTCGACGATCAAGCCGAAGAACAACCCCCGGATCGACATCGATCAGGTGATCGTCGGCCGGACGAACATGCCGGAGTACCGCGAGAAGACCGGCGACGAGAAGATGGAGGCGTTCAACGACCGCACCAAGCGGATCGACTACCCGTACGTGCTGGAGTACGAGTCAGAGGCGCGGATCTACGAGAAGATGCTCGCCAACGCCGACGTGCCCAACGTCCACGTCGAGCCGCACGCGCTGGAGATGGCCGGCCTCTTCGGCGTGCTCACTCGCCTCGAAGAGCCGACCGACGAGACGGTGACGCTCGTCGAGAAGGCGAAGGCGTACAACGGCGAGTTGGAGGACGAGGAGATCGACCGCCGGAAGCTCCGCGAGGACGCCGCCGAGTCCGCCGACATCGGCGAGGGGATGGACGGGATCTCCGCGCGGTTCGTCGGCGACGAGATCGCCGAGGCGATCATGGACGCGACGCACCGCGACCGCAGCCACCTCTCGCCGCTGTCCGTCTTCGACCACTTCGAGGCGAACCTCGGCGGGCACGGCTCGGTCGCGGCCGACGACCTCGACCGCTACGAGCGGCTGCTCGACCGGGTCCGCGAGGAGTACCGCGAGCGCGCCATCGAGGACGTGCGCCACGCGTTAGCGTACGACGTCGACGAGCTCCGGCGACAGGGCGAGAAGTACATGGACCACGTGATGGCGTACATCGACGACGACACCGTCGACGACGAGCTGACCGGGAGGGAGAGCGAGCCGGACGAGACGTTCCTGCGCGCGGTCGAGGAGCAGCTCGATGTTCCCTCCGACCGCAAGGACGACTTCAGACAGGAGGTGTCGAACTGGGTCTCCCGACGCGCCCGCGAGGGCCGCGGGTTCGACCCGCAGGAGAACGACCGGCTCCGGCGCGCCCTCGAACGGAAGCTCTGGGAGGACAAGAAGCACAACATCAACTTCTCCGCGCTGGTGTCCGCGACCGACCTCGACGACGAGGACCGGAGCGCGTGGGTCGACGCCTTGGTCGACCGCGGGTACTCCGAGGACGGCGCGGCGGAGGTGCTGGAGTACGCGGGCGCGGCGGTCGCGCGCTCGGAGATCGAGGACGGCGGGGACTGA
- a CDS encoding RNA-binding protein yields MEVKSRHHLRSDEITAIREAVADHLGVDIDGDTFEFVEFVDAGYELVLVDGDPAVFYVDDDEPFLTVRGANDFDPETGVVTVDAGAISFVSDGADVMRPGIVEADPEIRESDLVVVAEETHGKVLAVGRALVDGDEMVGDSGEVVESIHHVGDDLYEFSV; encoded by the coding sequence ATGGAAGTGAAATCCCGGCACCACCTCCGGAGCGACGAGATCACGGCGATCCGCGAGGCGGTCGCCGACCACCTCGGGGTCGACATCGACGGCGACACGTTCGAGTTCGTCGAGTTCGTCGACGCCGGCTACGAACTCGTCTTGGTCGACGGGGACCCGGCGGTCTTCTACGTCGACGACGACGAGCCGTTCCTCACCGTCCGCGGCGCGAACGACTTCGACCCGGAGACGGGCGTCGTCACCGTCGACGCGGGCGCGATCTCGTTCGTCTCCGACGGCGCGGACGTGATGCGGCCGGGCATCGTCGAGGCCGATCCGGAGATCCGCGAGAGCGACCTCGTCGTCGTCGCCGAGGAGACCCACGGGAAGGTGTTGGCCGTCGGCCGCGCGCTGGTCGACGGCGACGAGATGGTCGGCGACAGCGGGGAAGTCGTCGAGTCGATCCACCACGTCGGCGACGACCTCTACGAGTTCTCCGTCTGA
- a CDS encoding DUF1028 domain-containing protein, whose product MTFSICVRERYTDEDGDDQTRFGVAVTTRLPGVGTLCPFASADGAVATQSLVNVELGRKGIEYLGDGLAVDDALQALLNADEGSAERQLHGVDADGTFAFSGDECNDWYGHTEGENYTVAGNLLTGEDVIEDTAAAYESDAHGDAPLAERLIDALAAGHAAGGDKREDLEVQSAALIVENTEAEADDPYYNDLRVDASETPVADLRETYETAKRGYETILEKYAEEADDE is encoded by the coding sequence GTGACGTTCAGCATCTGCGTTCGCGAGCGGTACACCGACGAGGACGGCGACGACCAGACCCGGTTCGGCGTGGCGGTGACCACCCGGCTGCCGGGCGTGGGCACGCTCTGCCCGTTCGCCTCCGCCGACGGGGCGGTGGCGACCCAGTCGCTCGTCAACGTCGAACTGGGCCGGAAGGGGATCGAGTACCTCGGCGACGGGCTCGCGGTCGACGACGCCCTCCAAGCACTCCTGAACGCCGACGAGGGGAGCGCCGAGCGCCAGCTCCACGGCGTCGACGCCGACGGGACGTTCGCCTTCTCCGGCGACGAGTGTAACGACTGGTACGGTCACACGGAGGGGGAAAACTACACCGTGGCGGGCAACCTCCTGACCGGCGAGGACGTGATCGAGGACACCGCCGCTGCCTACGAGTCCGACGCGCACGGCGACGCGCCGCTCGCCGAGCGGCTGATCGACGCCCTCGCCGCGGGCCACGCCGCGGGCGGCGACAAGCGCGAGGACCTCGAGGTCCAGTCCGCGGCGCTGATCGTCGAGAACACCGAGGCGGAGGCCGACGACCCGTACTACAACGACCTCCGCGTCGACGCGAGCGAGACGCCCGTGGCCGACCTCCGCGAGACGTACGAGACCGCCAAGCGCGGCTACGAGACCATCCTGGAGAAGTACGCCGAGGAGGCCGACGACGAGTAG
- a CDS encoding endonuclease/exonuclease/phosphatase family protein: MTAIRVLSYNVRYANRGDHHDAWHDRRDAVGRVVRFHRPDVAAFQEPLPDQRRDLRERLPAYEFVGRGREADGEGEGCPVAVRSDRWEVTESDTFWLSETPGEPSTGWDASHPRIATWARVERAAAGPDGGDALLVVNTHFDHVSARARRGSARLLRDRLPEVATASGAESEGSVPTVLVGDLNCTPGSEPHRILLDDAGNDENNAEPADGDGLALRDAAAAADLRHGPETSLTDFARLIDGRRIDHALVSPELSVEAFATLTDRDDRGRYPSDHLPILARLSL, encoded by the coding sequence ATGACCGCGATTCGGGTGCTGAGCTACAACGTCCGCTACGCCAACCGCGGCGACCACCACGACGCCTGGCACGACCGCCGCGACGCGGTCGGGCGGGTCGTCCGCTTCCACCGGCCCGACGTCGCCGCCTTCCAAGAGCCGCTCCCGGACCAGCGCCGGGACCTCCGCGAGCGGCTCCCTGCGTACGAGTTCGTCGGACGCGGCCGGGAGGCGGACGGGGAGGGGGAGGGCTGTCCCGTCGCGGTCCGGAGCGACCGCTGGGAGGTCACCGAGAGCGACACGTTCTGGCTCTCCGAGACGCCCGGAGAGCCCTCGACCGGCTGGGACGCGTCTCACCCGCGGATCGCGACGTGGGCGCGGGTCGAGCGCGCGGCGGCGGGTCCCGACGGCGGCGACGCGCTCCTCGTCGTCAACACGCACTTCGACCACGTGAGCGCCCGCGCGCGCCGCGGGTCCGCGCGGCTGCTCCGCGACCGGCTCCCGGAGGTGGCGACCGCGAGCGGAGCGGAGTCCGAGGGCTCGGTGCCGACCGTCCTCGTCGGCGACCTCAACTGTACCCCCGGCTCCGAGCCGCATCGGATCCTCCTCGACGACGCCGGGAACGACGAAAACAACGCGGAGCCGGCCGACGGGGACGGTCTCGCGCTCCGCGACGCGGCGGCCGCCGCCGACCTCCGCCACGGCCCGGAGACGAGCCTCACGGACTTCGCCCGACTGATCGACGGCCGCCGGATCGACCACGCGCTCGTCTCGCCGGAGCTCTCGGTCGAGGCGTTCGCCACGCTCACGGACCGGGACGACCGGGGGCGGTACCCCTCCGACCACCTGCCGATCCTCGCGCGGCTGTCGCTGTAG
- a CDS encoding DUF444 family protein, with protein MGLTEDRERFREVGETRREDLAEFISHGDLGGSGPDRIRIPVKLIDLPAFEYDQRSAGGVGQGGDGQPQPGQPVDPEPGDGDEEGDPGEEGGDHEYYEMDPEEFAKELDEALGLDLEPKGKRVVEEVEGDFTDTARSGPRGTLDVDEFFKRGLKRHLATDFDEAYVLEGLFVDGADVDDVFAWARGDGVPVSRAWIADAAATLEAERGEPVTALDRWASFDALADGVERDSVTRRIREEGLDSVPFRREDERFRHPEVIEERERNVVVINVRDASGSMRETKRELVERVFTPMDWYLTGKYDAAEFRYVVHDAEAWEVDREEFFGIQSGGGTRISSAYELVAEILEEYPYSEWNRYVFAAGDSENAGSDTTESVIPLMESIDANLQAYVETQPGGGAANARHADEVEAAFDDGDGVAVARVSEPDDVTDAIYEILSTESNAESDGAGAGGAGGAPRGRTDGGDRR; from the coding sequence GTGGGACTGACCGAGGACCGCGAGCGGTTCCGGGAGGTCGGCGAGACGCGCCGCGAGGACCTCGCCGAGTTCATCAGTCACGGCGACCTCGGCGGCTCCGGCCCCGACCGGATCCGGATCCCGGTCAAGCTGATCGATCTGCCCGCGTTCGAGTACGATCAGCGCTCCGCGGGCGGCGTGGGGCAGGGGGGCGACGGACAGCCGCAGCCCGGCCAGCCGGTCGACCCCGAACCGGGGGACGGCGACGAGGAGGGCGACCCCGGCGAGGAGGGCGGCGACCACGAGTACTACGAGATGGACCCCGAGGAGTTCGCCAAGGAGCTCGACGAGGCGCTCGGCCTCGACCTCGAACCGAAGGGGAAGCGGGTGGTCGAGGAGGTGGAGGGCGACTTCACCGACACCGCCCGCTCGGGGCCGCGGGGCACCCTCGACGTCGACGAGTTCTTCAAGCGCGGGCTGAAGCGACACCTCGCGACGGACTTCGACGAGGCGTACGTCCTGGAGGGGCTGTTCGTCGACGGTGCCGACGTCGACGACGTGTTCGCGTGGGCGCGCGGCGACGGGGTCCCCGTCTCCCGGGCGTGGATCGCGGACGCGGCCGCGACGCTCGAAGCCGAGCGGGGCGAGCCCGTGACCGCGCTCGACCGCTGGGCGAGCTTCGACGCGCTCGCCGACGGGGTCGAGCGCGACTCCGTCACGCGCCGGATCCGCGAGGAGGGGCTCGACAGCGTCCCGTTCCGGCGCGAGGACGAGCGGTTCCGCCACCCGGAGGTGATCGAGGAGCGCGAGCGCAACGTGGTCGTGATCAACGTCCGCGACGCCTCCGGCTCGATGCGCGAGACGAAGCGGGAGCTGGTCGAGCGGGTGTTCACCCCGATGGACTGGTACCTGACTGGGAAGTACGACGCCGCCGAGTTCCGGTACGTCGTCCACGACGCCGAGGCGTGGGAGGTGGACCGCGAGGAGTTCTTCGGGATCCAGTCCGGCGGCGGAACCCGGATCTCCAGCGCGTACGAACTCGTCGCGGAGATCCTGGAGGAGTACCCGTACAGCGAGTGGAACCGATACGTGTTCGCCGCGGGCGACTCCGAGAACGCGGGCAGCGACACGACCGAGTCGGTGATCCCGCTGATGGAGTCGATCGACGCCAACCTTCAGGCGTACGTCGAGACCCAGCCCGGCGGCGGCGCGGCAAACGCCCGCCACGCCGACGAGGTCGAGGCCGCCTTCGACGACGGCGACGGCGTGGCCGTCGCGCGCGTCTCGGAGCCCGACGACGTCACCGACGCGATCTACGAGATCCTCAGCACCGAGTCGAACGCCGAGTCGGACGGAGCGGGGGCCGGCGGCGCGGGCGGGGCCCCCCGCGGGCGGACCGACGGGGGTGACCGCCGATGA